The Mercenaria mercenaria strain notata chromosome 6, MADL_Memer_1, whole genome shotgun sequence genome contains the following window.
TTAGACTGTTTCGGTGGTGAAGTTATCTTTATCTTAGTTAATGTGTCTATCTGCCTTTTGAAACCCTTGTTAATTTTTTTACTTTGCGTCTTTATTCTGATAACTCATTCTGAAATATTTGTTGCATTTGCAAAACTCATTGCTTGTAAGGCAGACgcatattttgatttattcaaaCAAGATGTTTTGGTAGACGGGTCCGTGAGGTATATAACACATTCtatatgtttaattaaatatcatttcaATTCTATTCTGTAAAGCAATAGATGAAGCTGTTACCGCTATTTCTTTGTCGCTGAAAATAGGTCAAGGTGCGTCATATTagaattacaaataaaatatcaaaatatgcaaaataacaATTGACCAACCTGCCTTCAGCTGATTAGCAAAATGAGCCATTCTCTCGTATTTTGGGTTGAGCTTTTCATCAAGTTTGCACAGCAGAATAATTTGAGGcctatcaaaataaaattttactgcTTATTATGTAATATACGAAAATGTGGTTCAATAGTAAAACATATGTGTGCACAGTTTAGAGatacttttttaacatttgtattgTGGAGTTCTTATCTGCATATGATGTTTCCTTCAATTCAATTTCTTGCAAGAGGAGCGATATGATTTTAAATCTTGAAGGACAATAATAAGGTAGGATAACATTGCTTGCTAAAAGTGTTCTGTGTCTGTACACTTTTGTCCTTACCTCCAGTTTTTGGTATGTGGTGGTGTCTGTTGGACCTTCAGCAAAGAATATCTGGCTAAAGACATAGCCATACCTCTGATACCGTCACCCCATTCTTTCTCCGCACTTGTATATGTAAAAGTAAAACTCCACAGATACAGTGTTTTAGAATATTGTAATAAGAAAACAGATCATTAAccttaacaataaaaacaagattgGTTAGATTAGCTTGCCATTGCAATCCTGCTGGAcaaagataatttacaaccacACTATCACATTTCTCTTTGGCTTATTTGCAAAGCGAAACATTCTGCCTTGCTCTGTATTGAGATTTTTATCCGTTTCACACAGAAGATGATTTCGACTTATATCATTGTCATAGGTTATAGCTAACAACTTTTGATATATTAATTTGCAATAAAGTGTTACTGAATAAATGGACTGCTTAAAAATTGCACGGATTTTATTTTGtagacagaaaacaaaattgtGCACAATATGCATGAATTATGCTTTTCCCACAAATAAGCTAAGTGGACGCCGGagataacaaaaaataaaaaagaaggaaaaattaACTTCAATACTGAAGGTCTGCCGACTTTAATAGGTCGGCATATTTATTAAAACGGTCATCTGGCATCTTTAGTATTAGGTCTGAACGAGAGTTTTCGAGAATAAATGAAGGATATCTTTGTGAATCATAAAATGTAATAGATAAAAGGTTTCATGTAAAACTGACAGGCAATTATTTATTCTATACCCATACTTTCAGTATCGAAGTACAGCAAGCAGGAGGATCAGATCTCAGGCTTCTGGTGGTAATTTGAATGTTGTAAGAACTGTTCAGAATTTCTTACCTTATATagatataacataaatataaagCTGACAATAAATGATATCTCTTACCCTTTATAttcaatgtatttgtatattccGCCGGCCATGGCAAAGGCAACTAACGCGTAATACCAACTCGAGATGATCATAAGAGTTGTGCAGAGTCCTACCCCTATCAAAGACAAGGTCCTGAAAAAATAGACAGAATAGAGATAATTCtcaatacaaaaaaaagtattaaatatttcattaaaaaatctattaaatgtatgataacaaatcgagggcttagagcgaaactggtctatctgcttctatttctatatacagatagaccagtttcgctctaagccctcgaaataATGAGTCTTGATAAATACTGCGAAATCATAGACTTCTGTTTCCTTGGCAACTGGTGACTTGCAAGTACGTAGTAGGGTATTTTAAGGTCTGTTTTTCAAAGTAAATTTTGTTTCGAAAGAGATATTTGAAGCAAGatatgatatttatttacatttattatactatatatcTTTCATGCCCAAACTAGTTTAGTACCACCAAAACAACGAAGGGCAATAAACCGGAGTATGGGTATTTAATTTGTAGTATTTTTAACTCCGATATTGAATATTGTACAGACTGGCCATTTATGAGTTGATAAAGCACTGCATCAataattgaataataataataataaaaatgacgacgacgacgatgatgatgatgatgatgatgataatgattaaaaagcagtatgatgtttttactttttattttaacatacatatacatgaaACTTTACCAATCTATATGAAAGAAACTTTGTACAAATCATAAAATCCATATCCACAAAGGGGAAGAAATTGCACAGAATCAATATTCATCTAAATGGAAATAACATTTTACCAGTGATAGAAACTATAAAATGATACCATACCAGTGATAAAATCTGTATCTCGGCCTCCAGCTTGGGGACCGTAGCAGCGTTTGTAATGCACAGGCAAGATTGACAAACAGATAGCACATCAAAAAGAACCTGGAAAATAAAATTGTCTGTAATTGAACACGTGTTATATCCacgataaaaaatgttttatctaagtaattgcatgataaaatgaaatacatgatttAACAACTTAATGTAAAACACATACAAAAATTACTATTcttgcaagtttcattaagtatTTCTTTCATGACTCTAGTACATCGGTCTTCATCACCTAAGTCAGTGTTTTATTGCCATATTTAGAGGAATTTGTCAATGTTAAATTCATAATTGCACTGAAAACCACTGATGTAGATCATATAAGATTTGACACGATATTTTCGTTCACTCACATTGTTATGACTGGGGTAACATAATCTAAGTTTCCGACGAGAACTCCAGCCTCGGCTATTCCCACTGTCAACAGCAGAGCAAGAAAAGGTTCACCACGTCTTGTCCTTCCAAATACTCTCAGAGACGGAATGATATTGTCATTGGCTATGGCATATAGGAGTCTAGGAGCACCTGCATGTACGTGAAGTAAGGTGATATGtgtttattcataaatatttagATAGATGTAGATATGCAATCTCTCATTAAGCAAGTTTGATCGTATCAATGCTTGAAAGAAAATTTCCCATTTATTAAGTGGTCGGTTCCTGAAAATAGATAAGTTTAAATAGAAAGAAATACTGTTTATTTCCCGTGAATTTAATATCACACATTGAATAACTACTGTGCAGTTACTACACTTTAATCCGCCTTCTTTAGAGATTAGATAATGCAGTTTAATATTGCGTTTCAGCACATTCGCAGATATTGAGTAAATTTTTGTATATGGTAGTTTCACGAAGCTCAAAGACCTACTGCTAACTTACTGTTCTAGTACAATAAACGTTCAAAGGGGTACAGTCGGGTACATAGAGTTGTACGGTAAAGCACAGGTCGATAcaatatgtatattatatcaaaatgttATAGCAAAAGTCactatgataaaataaaatctgcCAGCAAACCATTTTAACGTTTTGTAAAATACTGTTCTGTAAAATGGCAATACCGTTAATTGACTGAAGTCCAGCACCAATAGTTGACAGAAATGATCCAACCAAAACCATCCATTTGGTCGGCCAAGCTGTATACGCAATAACCAATCCGCCGCCTAAACTCTCCCCTAACCTATATCAATCAAAAATATGAAcgttacatctttttttttctgtatattaaTCTGTATTTTGAAAACTTAATTGTTCATTTCAAGTTATAAACTTTACAAAGAGGCCTCGAAATGCTTTGACTAAGTTGGTATAATAGTTGTGCGTTTCTTATTTCGGCTGTATTTAGATGTTTGCTGATCATTACGTTTTATGTTTGTAAGCTATCccagttaaaactttaaataaacaaagaaacttaCTTATCTCTCAATAAGTCTCCCTCTATACCAGCTGCAAAAAATAACACGCACGACAAATCTGGGAAAAGTTAAGAAAAAATATCTCTAAAACAGCCGCATGTGTAACATAAAAAGGTAAACAAATTGGaagactttgtttttgtttcgttaAACCCTTGTTTGAGATGGACTgtgtttttcggcgaacgccgtctaaattcgttttcgttacctatgccacgtgacttcagtttgcaaatcaaactacttgataacgcattatagataatttatcaaaatggaacatttatgcaacactctgcctgattggacgagagtgtcaatttctttcactctgttgattgtgctacgctgagtgaaatgtagacaaagcgtttatcctaaacgacgctgttcacagttttaaagctaactttggctcagtatatttagcaagaatattgatatatctcaaaatgataagtaagtttaataaatatgataaagacctgttcaaataccaacatatatcaaattcaagaaagagctgaatacggtctgcgtatcacatgaataagggtgtgataagagtcttttatgtagagaagtgctttttaaaagattttccttgttacaattgtcttctgtatatgaaaaggtttcttgtttttgtgacttattcagattgcatattaaaatgagtactcgtttgctttgatatatttgttataaattatttaagtgatttattatatatgaatatttttctttagtatggtacgcaaatattgaactcagttgaaatctgttttattatatatatgctatataatgactgaatctcattacactgaaatgaaggtacgctgcatacagtttatctatgtgatatgactacggtcaaactttgcttatgaaacagaaatattgaaataattacaatggtatgttttgcttgaccttcacttttttatataataggtgtgacgtcattgtccaaagattcatgaatagcgaatatgcatttgttaaagcgggatcagttggcctattttagaaataaataaaaataataaataaaaaaacactttaattgattttttctcatgtattctaatcaaacttgatttgtagcatctttattaggcccgcagccaactttgttcagctgggacatttgacccgtTTTAAGGGCTGcaagagctaaaactagaaatgcctttatacagcgtctcatgaacagcttcatggatctttgtcatactcggtctggagcatcattataaggtcctcttccaaatttatttatataggaacttgggccctattagggaccacgatagctaaaagtagatatgcctttcttcgcattaaccactaaactgtaatgaatttttatcaaactcgatatgtaacaatatcgtattttgttacaaatgtggattgggaccaatttagctaaaaatataaacatgtttaatgacctcttctcatgaaccgcttcatgaatcttcatcaaactactgctgtaattattcgtctaaggataaacgaaacaaaattgcaaccctacgaaacctttgcgaaaaattaaaagagaaccatttaaattgttaaagtgcggtgttcagttttgcaatttgaaaaatgttagatgaaagatgaatgttagatgaaaaattcataaacttctttccttattgcaattcgccgaccatcatttttaaagatatttcttgttatttatgAAATCATTCATGATATCTATTTTCCCTTGCACTTTTGCTTGAAACCTCGATACATTTAGATATCTTGATGGAATTTATTGTATTATTGAtgcaaacaaaaagaagaaaacatattCAAGTAAACCGTTATTATATGCATTATCAAAATCAACATATATGTATTAGCAAAGTACACCATTAGATTGACAGCCATTTATATAGAAATACTATCTGGTCTTGGCTGTAGCTACATTGCAAAACGAgttatgtttattatataaaggATACAGACAGCGGAGGTAGACAGCACTGCGGCCAACGTACCGCTGGGAATGGATTTTTGGGCATCTCTGAGATCACCAGACATATTTGAACCTGTCATTAtacctgaataaaaaaaatagaaaaatatcaacaGCTTACAAgacatttgctattttttggttTCATATTAACATTACAACATGCCTTTTTATTTgtatggactttttttttttcagtctcaaCGAAGCATTAAATGCTAGCTTCACTGCCACTCCCACAAACCGAGTGATGATATCCACCACGTTTATACCCCAAGTAATTACTATGTTTTGCTTGCAGACAGTCATACTGaggaaatgatttaaaaagtatgaatacaaaattaattctacATGTATATCTTACATAATAGAAAGTTAAAAACGGATAAAACAAGATAGTTTTCGCACCTGTTACCGATGGGAAATAGATGGCTAACAAAACTGTAAACGTTGATGTGAGATCTGCTATAATTTCTCCTCTCTCCCTATTTCCAGGCTCCGACATGCCTATTAAGTTATCTTTCTCTGTATATCTGTtggggatattttctgaaatagttAACAAATGCTATATATTAACACTAAGCAGAATATTCAGGAAGTGTCAAACTTGTAACAAAATAACGTGTAATACAAAATCGAACTATTATGTCTCTTCCGGCTCTTTCGATAAGAGGGGTCGTTTTTAAATCTCTTGATCTTCAAATTTTGTGAACggaaaatatgaatttgaaacaTCTTTTCTCATAAGATTTAAGTGTGTTTTACTCCAAGCATTTCTTATAAATATGATTTCTGGTTTTCTGGGTCAATATCAACAAAAATGACATCAAAAACATATCTGTTTCGTTGGCTTAAAATAAGGGCTAAAACGGTTTTAAAATTCACACTAACTAAAGAAATTTCCACTGGCGAGACCAGGCATTCCAGCTCTTAGCGTCACGTTATTCTCGAGGAAATAGGGGTCGCACACTGTTTCATTCGTCTCATTTAAGCTACAGTAGTTGTTGAAGATTGGGCCCGTCTCATTCTTGGTACACATCATTACACCATCTACTGACACTGAAGCCAGTGTTAGCAACCTTTCACCAAGATAGCATATTCTGCATAAAATGAAAGACGATTAAACATGTATAGTTAGATTTATTCAATTATTGCTTTCATCGGCCTTGGCCAAGCAAtcataacttttcaaaatgtaTTGAAAGTTTCGATATTCTGTTCAAGGTTTAGACATTTGTTTTTAAGCTATAGTTGACTTAACTTCTACTGAAATCAGTGTTATATAAATTGCTGCAAAGAGGGTTTGCGTGCGACGCATTTTGCTATTAATTAAGAACAATAACATTTAATGGAAAAGTTAATTCATCTTCCATTAAAATTACTTTTCATATTTACAACTGGGAATAGAAGTGCTAATGGAAAGCTGATATATAGCGAAATAAAGCTTTTTCTTACTTTACACTGTTTTCTGGTGACGCAACAAATATTCCAATGTAGATGCAGATAATTGAAAATACGACgcaaaacaatgaaaatggtcCAAACTTTGCTACGAACTGCACTCCCAGAAAACAGATGATAAACAATAGGAAAAGCAGTACTGTGCCAAACACACGATAGTTGTTAAGAGCGTTGGAGAGAATGGTAACGTCGCCAAATAAGGAAATCTGTGGCGCTATGAAAGTCTGAAagtataaaatgcaaaataaagaagaaattcaagCACATAATGATTTTCACAGATTTGTTTTCTACAGTTGCTAACTTCAAGACTGAACACGAATGATTCAGGCTATTCGTTGTTTCACATACAATCCACttacataataattttatttcgACATTTTCCAGAATATCATATTTTAAGAGACTAATATTCCCAACCATTACAAACTATATCTTTGCtacagaaaaataaaaaggagTGGTAACCTTTAATAAAAGTAAGAATATAACGCTTCATTAATTACAATCCTCTCGCTTCTTCGGGACTTAAAATTCTTACGTCAACACTTATATCAAACATGCGAAAAGAGCGTGCAGACTTCGAAAAAAAGATACAAATACACACTAAAAAGTAAACAGGTTGCTATTGTAAAGGAAGGACATGAGGAAAAAAGAAAGTTTAGGACTCACTGTATGTGATGAGCCTGCAAGATTTATGTCCgaaataaattttgacatttaGGGCAAGTTCGATTTACTTTCTCTATAAACAAGTAAAACAGGTTGTAAGGCAGTTGAAATATGTTGCAAGGGAATAGGGCCCAAGCTTTACTATAAAGTTAAtccaatattttataaactttgcACTCAGTTTCGAAAATATTGATTTGACGGTGTACATCTGCGAAACATTCTCTGCTATAACAGAGCCCGTGAGtaatgtcattttaaaataataGAGCAGGCGTTGCAAGTCTGTATACAATGTAACAGAACAAAGGAAGCAAGTTTTTAGGTACGGGATGCATGTCTCTATACAATGTAATAGAGGATAGGAGACATGTCTCTTTTCAATGTAACAGAGTCTATACTGTATAACATGTCTCTATACAATGAAAGAGCATGGGAGGTATGTCTTTGCAATATAACTTGGCATGACGGCATGTCTTTATGCAAAATAACAAAGCACGAGAGACACGTCTCTATTCAATAAGCATAGTCTatgcaatataatataatagggttattataagagtagcttgatctgggatgcagtattcggctcgagtggattttgccagatcggatctcacgaggcgcgcaagcgccgagtgtgatccgaccttgcaaaatccgcgagagccgaatacaaagtcccagatctagctactgttataatgacccttttattatatacctttaccattttgattcttgttacgttcttgaacgaaatcttcaatgtttatcgatattaaatggaacatagtgaagttttttatgtgcgcattttatagaaatgtgtctggtaatgcatattaatgaaaatagtccggcagcatacaatacggaaggtacaatacggaatttaaaaggtacaatacggaatttttgtctgtctgttcatatttaattgtgaaatacaagcagattttttacagaatttatataggtatataataaagcaAAATATAATGCAGTACAACATGGCAGACCACGGGAGGCATTTCCCTCAATATAACAACAGAGCATGGGAAGCATGTCACTATACAGTAAAACAGAGCATGGGAAGCATGACATTATACAGTAAAACAGAGCATGGGAAGCATGTCACTATACAGTAAAACAGAGCATGGGAAGCATGTCATTATACAGCATAACAGAACGTGGGAAGCATGTCACTATACAGTAAAACAGAGCATGGGAAGCATGTCATTATACAGCATAACAGAACGTGGGAAGCATGTCACTATATAGTATAACAGAGCATAGGTTGCATGTCACTATACAGTATAAGAGCATGGGAAGCATGTCACTCTACAGTATAACATAGCATGTTTCTTTAACAGAACACGGTGAAACAATATTGTATTCTTTTCAATAGCTAAACTTACCACCAGAATTTCAATGGCACCTATGACATACATAGAACCAGCTACCGTAAAACCTAAATAAAACAGTATCCCTACAGCACCACCAAATTCTGGACCTAGAGCTCGTGATATCATAAAGTACGAGCCTCCTGCTGGAACTATACCATTGGTCGCTATGGCACTCATAGATATAGACGTCAGTGTtgtctgaaaaataaatttacataacTTGACGCAAAACACACGTTGAAACAAACAATCTTAATGTAAGAAGGCTTTAAATTGACTGATGAAGTTCGAGGACCTTTTGTTAATTATCTTGTCAAAAACGTGTCTCTTTAACTTGTACATAAAATATTCCTGTGAAATTCAGTCACAGACACACGCCAAccttttataattattaatatctataTCCGTATAGGCTTCTCAAGTAGGAAAGGTAATATCGACCTTTGTAACAAAGTCTTGCACAGAAAAGCTAACACCGACTTACTGTGCAACAACAGAGGAAAATGATAAGAAATCCCTCAATGGTCCCCGCCATTCCGACAATCCATGTGACTCTGATGAATATCAACACTCCAAATATGTTCTGTATAGTTGGAAGGTACACCCCAAATAGTGTTCCTAGCTTcttctgaaatatttgaaataacaaatatataaataactacaATGAAATAGGTATGTTTCAGATCAATGACGATAATGATAAtgatttaatacatgttatagaGGTTGTAGATTCAGTCCACTGGCAGTTGGCACATAGTTCAGGgagtaattaaaacaaataacgCCTTTTCGTTTAAAGCTTTCGGTTTTGTTCCTACGCTGCCAACGAACGAATGACTACAGATACATCGGTTTTAGGTAGAAGTTATCAAAactaatattttgaataaaacacgTTTGGTCAAGTGGAATCCATCCGACGAATCAGTACAAATATTAAGTCCATTACCAGTTTAaagataaatgaaacattttggtgaattgatttttctttcaaatgatcTGACGACTTACCTTAGATGTTGTGTCATCTACTTCTTCCACCTGTTCACAGAATGAAACCTTCGTTGGACTTCTTTTCAACAAGGTTGACATTTTGCCCTTCGTGACAATATCTTCCTGTAGACAaagcaaatataaaatttatagatACAATATCAAACATGTAAAGGAATATTCCAAACGAAAATCTATAATTGCTTTGTCATTTTGTCAGTACTAGTTCTATctaagttttattcatttaagaAGCACGTCATTTAAGAACATATGAATAATTTGAGCTTATCAGCAGCTTTTATCTTCTGCAGAACAAGAGCATACAGTATATCCCTGTATCCCTGagaatttaaaatatgataaatgtaAGAATAAGTTTCAATAATATGTAACTATGAAAAATGctgtaaattttgattaaaagtaTTCTATTCGGATGTACCTCATACAGAGCCATTCCATCGGTCAAGGGGGTTGATTCCTTTTCAGGCACCTCTCCATCGTCACTATCTGAACAAACAGTAAAAACATTTGACAAAACTAGAAGCGGGTAAGAAGAAGTACAGTAATACATTAACTTTGTAAATTCagacaatatcaaatataattttagaTAGGTTTACTCTTTCATCTAAAGTCAAATAGCCAAGTCTCACATTAAATTTTCTGTTGACAAACAGCGTTACGTCATCGTTAAAACTATGGGGTACTCGTGTTTGTAGTCTGTTCATGCTTATGT
Protein-coding sequences here:
- the LOC123548978 gene encoding solute carrier family 12 member 4-like isoform X1, with translation MAEVRDRFTVVKAEDNAFDDNTNADGKKGILQDKEQRVPRSQSTVTFQIDDSDDGEVPEKESTPLTDGMALYEEDIVTKGKMSTLLKRSPTKVSFCEQVEEVDDTTSKKKLGTLFGVYLPTIQNIFGVLIFIRVTWIVGMAGTIEGFLIIFLCCCTTTLTSISMSAIATNGIVPAGGSYFMISRALGPEFGGAVGILFYLGFTVAGSMYVIGAIEILVTFIAPQISLFGDVTILSNALNNYRVFGTVLLFLLFIICFLGVQFVAKFGPFSLFCVVFSIICIYIGIFVASPENSVKICYLGERLLTLASVSVDGVMMCTKNETGPIFNNYCSLNETNETVCDPYFLENNVTLRAGMPGLASGNFFKNIPNRYTEKDNLIGMSEPGNRERGEIIADLTSTFTVLLAIYFPSVTGIMTGSNMSGDLRDAQKSIPSGTLAAVLSTSAVYLSCVLFFAAGIEGDLLRDKLGESLGGGLVIAYTAWPTKWMVLVGSFLSTIGAGLQSINGAPRLLYAIANDNIIPSLRVFGRTRRGEPFLALLLTVGIAEAGVLVGNLDYVTPVITMFFLMCYLFVNLACALQTLLRSPSWRPRYRFYHWTLSLIGVGLCTTLMIISSWYYALVAFAMAGGIYKYIEYKGAEKEWGDGIRGMAMSLARYSLLKVQQTPPHTKNWRPQIILLCKLDEKLNPKYERMAHFANQLKAGKGLTLLSSVLEGIFEDRRDDARKVKENLQRLIDRSGVKGFKDVVVAKDRASGCSHLVQTAGLGGLKPNTVMLGWPYSWKHGQNDKRFKPFVDTVQCILAADMALLVAKGAKNFPLSSEKVKGTIDVWWIVQDGGLLVLLPYLLRQHKTWKNCKLRLFSVAQMHDNNIQMKKDLKSFMYKLRIEADVEVVDMNDNDISPDTYERTLQMEQRIEMMEKMKSETADTPKPVVESKRKDSKQETKIDLENQTNGDVKDTEEISQFNQFTFTPSSLGKPHTVEEIAENVNKNIAGNIPDIYGKQNSSFSSIEPDENNLKRMHTAVKLNELIQKNSKGAQLVIVNLPPPPKVSDGDNRGLQYMEFLEVLTEGIDRVLMVKGSGNEVITIYS
- the LOC123548978 gene encoding solute carrier family 12 member 4-like isoform X2 codes for the protein MAEVRDRFTVVKAEDNAFDDNTNADGKKGILQDSDDGEVPEKESTPLTDGMALYEEDIVTKGKMSTLLKRSPTKVSFCEQVEEVDDTTSKKKLGTLFGVYLPTIQNIFGVLIFIRVTWIVGMAGTIEGFLIIFLCCCTTTLTSISMSAIATNGIVPAGGSYFMISRALGPEFGGAVGILFYLGFTVAGSMYVIGAIEILVTFIAPQISLFGDVTILSNALNNYRVFGTVLLFLLFIICFLGVQFVAKFGPFSLFCVVFSIICIYIGIFVASPENSVKICYLGERLLTLASVSVDGVMMCTKNETGPIFNNYCSLNETNETVCDPYFLENNVTLRAGMPGLASGNFFKNIPNRYTEKDNLIGMSEPGNRERGEIIADLTSTFTVLLAIYFPSVTGIMTGSNMSGDLRDAQKSIPSGTLAAVLSTSAVYLSCVLFFAAGIEGDLLRDKLGESLGGGLVIAYTAWPTKWMVLVGSFLSTIGAGLQSINGAPRLLYAIANDNIIPSLRVFGRTRRGEPFLALLLTVGIAEAGVLVGNLDYVTPVITMFFLMCYLFVNLACALQTLLRSPSWRPRYRFYHWTLSLIGVGLCTTLMIISSWYYALVAFAMAGGIYKYIEYKGAEKEWGDGIRGMAMSLARYSLLKVQQTPPHTKNWRPQIILLCKLDEKLNPKYERMAHFANQLKAGKGLTLLSSVLEGIFEDRRDDARKVKENLQRLIDRSGVKGFKDVVVAKDRASGCSHLVQTAGLGGLKPNTVMLGWPYSWKHGQNDKRFKPFVDTVQCILAADMALLVAKGAKNFPLSSEKVKGTIDVWWIVQDGGLLVLLPYLLRQHKTWKNCKLRLFSVAQMHDNNIQMKKDLKSFMYKLRIEADVEVVDMNDNDISPDTYERTLQMEQRIEMMEKMKSETADTPKPVVESKRKDSKQETKIDLENQTNGDVKDTEEISQFNQFTFTPSSLGKPHTVEEIAENVNKNIAGNIPDIYGKQNSSFSSIEPDENNLKRMHTAVKLNELIQKNSKGAQLVIVNLPPPPKVSDGDNRGLQYMEFLEVLTEGIDRVLMVKGSGNEVITIYS